The Acidovorax sp. RAC01 genomic sequence CACGGCCAAAGCGCCCTGTTCGACGACCTGCTCCACCACGCCGCCACCTGGGCCGACGTGGAATGGCTGCAGTCCATCACCCGGCTGCCGGTGCTGCTCAAGGGCGTGCTGCACCCCGCCGATGCGCGGCAGGCGGCATCACTCAACGTGGCTGGCCTGGTGGTCTCCAACCATGGCGGGCGCACGCTCGATACCGCGCCGCCCACCGCGGCCGCCCTGCCCCGCATCGCACACGCGTTGCAGGGCTGCATGCCGCTGCTGGTGGACGGCGGCATCCGCCGCGGCACCGACGTGCTCAAGGCCGTGGCGCTGGGTGCCACGGCAGTGATGGTGGGGCGCCCGTACGTTCACGGGCTGGCGAATGCGGGCGCGGCTGGCGTAGCGCATGTCATCCGGGTGCTGCGCGATGAACTGGAAGTGGCCATGGCGCTGACCGGTTGCGCTGCGCTGGCCGATGCAACGCCGGCATTGATTCATCCCGACTGGCACTTGGGCGAGGGCGACGACTGACAAGGTAAGGGCGCGTGGTCTGCGCGTGCTTCGGCGCTTTCGCCTGTCGGTGCTGGCCCCTTGACTCGCCCGCGCCTGCGAACCCTTCGCGCTGCACCGGTCCACGCCCTGGGCGAAGGCCATCATTTGACAATGGTTGATTGCAAATGCGATCGATTCGCATTTATAATGATGAATCTTCTAACGGACCAGCGTGGCTGGCAACCTCCACATGATCGTCTGTGTCTGCCGCCGGATATCCGACCGTGAAATCGCCCGCCATGCGCGCGCTGGCCTGAGCTTCGATGAGATCCAGTTTGAACTCGGCGTAGCCACCCAGTGCGGCTGCTGCGAAAGCTGCGCGCGGGATGTGGTGGCGCAGTGCAGCCCCTCGCGCCCCGTGGCAGCCTTGCACAATGCGGTGGCTGCACACACGATCGCGGGCACCGGCCCCGCCCTGTAATGCCAGGCTCGGATCTGCTGCTTACACTGGCTTTCAGCCTGGCCCTGGTGGCTGTGTCGGCCTGGTGGATTTTTCACGACTGAACCGAATTTTCTAGATCCATTTCGAGGTCTTTTTGGCCGCTAGCGCTTGCCCCATAAGCGCTTAGTGCTATCTTTTTTATGTCAAACCCAGATCGTTTTGCCACGCCCGGTGGCGTCAGCCGCAATGCCGTCATCATCGGCTCGGTGGTGGCGCTGCATGTGGCTGCCCTGTGGGCCCTGCAATCGGGCCTGCTGCGGCGCGCCGTGGAAGTGGTGGTGCCTGCCGAACTGATCAGCGAGTTCATCGCGCCGCCCGCGCCCAAGGCCGCGCCGCCTGCTCCGCCCGCGCCCTCTGTGCCGCCGCCTCCAGCCCCGCGGCCCAAGGCAGCGCCGCCACCACCGCCTGCGCCACTGGCCGTGGCCGACCCCACGCCAGCGCCCAATGCGCCCACGGGCGTCACGCGGCCGCAGCCGCCGGCCCCTGTGGCAGAGGCGCCTGGCCCCATGGCACCACCGGCCCCCGCCGCGCCCCGGCGCCGCCCGCCCCGCCCGCGCCGCCGCGCATCGAGATGCCCTCCAGCGACGCGGCCTACCTGAACAACCCCAAGCCCGCCTACCCCGCCATCAGCAAGCGCATGGGCGAGCAGGGCAAGGTGGTGCTGCGCGTGCTCATCAGCGCCGACGGCCTGCCGCAAAAGGTCGAAATCAGCCAGTCCAGCGGCTTCGACCGCCTGGACCGCCAGGCGCAAGAAGCCGTGATGCGCTGGCGCTTTGTGCCGGGCAAACGCAACGGCATTCCCGAATCAATGTGGAACCTGGTTCCCGTCAACTTCGTTCTCGAATAAACCCCATCACCGCACAGGGAGCTCTCTCATGGAATCGCAATTCGGCATCGCCAACGTCTGGATACAGGGCGACTTCGTCACGCGCGCCGTCGCAGTCATCCTGCTGGCCATGTCACTGGCCTCGTGGATCGTCATCCTCATCAAGGCGCTGGACATCATCAAGTTCAAGAAGCACACCCGCAGCGCGCAAGACTTCTGGCACAGCGAGGATTTCGCGGCCGGTCTGGCCAAGCTCGGCAACGACCCGTCCAACCCCTTTCGCCACCTGGCGCTGGAAGGCCGCGAGGCCACGGCCCACCATCGCAACACCAAGGCCCACCTGCACGACGCGCTGGACGTGAGCGACTGGGTCACGCGATGCCTGCGCAACTGCATCGACGAGTTCACCGCGCGCCTGCAGTCGGGCCTGGCCATCCTGGCGTCGGTGGGGTCCACCGCACCCTTCATCGGCCTCTTTGGCACGGTGTGGGGCATCTACCATGCACTGCTGGCCATCGGCACATCGGGCCAGTCCACCATCGACAAGGTGGCCGGGCCCATCGGCGAAGCGCTCATCATGACGGCGCTGGGCCTGGCGGTGGCCATCCCGGCCGTGCTGGGCTACAACGCGCTGGTGCGGGGCAACAAGTCCATCCTGGGCGGGCTCAACAGCTTTGCCCACGACCTGCACGCCTACTTTGTGACCGGCGCCCGCGTGAACGCCGGTGGCGACCAGGGCAGCAAGGTGCTGCCCCTGAAGAAAGGCAACTGAGCCATGGCTTTCGGAACACAGGACGATGCCGACGAGGTGATGAACGAGATCAACATGACGCCGCTGGTGGACGTCATGCTGGTGCTGCTCATCATCTTCATCATCACGGTGCCGGTGATGAAACACTCGGTCAACGTGGACCTGCCGCGCGCCACCAACCAGCCCGAAGACATCAAGCCCGAAACGGTGCGGCTGTCTGTGGCGGCCGACGGCAAGTACTTCTGGAACGAATCGCAGGTCAGCGACGAGGAATTGCTGCCCCGCCTTCAGGCCGAAGCCGCCAAGCAGCCCCAGCCTGATCTGCACATTCGCGGCGACAAGGAAGTGCGCTACGAGCGCGTAGCCCAGGCGATGGCGGCCGCCCAGCGCGCAGGCGTGCGCAAGATCGGCTTTGTGACCGATCCGCAGCCCTGAGTCGGCAGATCCCGCAGGGCGGGTTGGGCCGCAGCAGCCCTTTGCGCACCCCGCCCGCATGGGCCCGGTACGGGCCGTGCTGCCCACCGTGCTCCGCAGCCAGGGGCCTCACCGCAGGGCGGCACCGGGAGGCGCCCCACACACCGCTGCGCGGGCGTTTCCTGCCACCCCGCTGTCGAATTCACCCACTGAAACGCAAACTCTGGTTGACTTGTAATTGCGAATCGTTATCATTCAAAGCATCGCAGAAACAACCCATCAGCCAAAGGAAGACGTCATGCAAGCCACCTTGACCGCCACCTCGCTCCTGCTTCGCACACCCGCCGATGGCGGCCAGGCCGCTGCCCGCCCGCATCTGTTGAATACGGGGGAGCCCGCAGCCGCTGTTGACAGCAGCACCCTGCTCCAAGGCCACAAGGTGGTGTCGATCAGCCACAACGGTTCGGTCTACCGCCTGCAGGCCACCAAACTGGGAAAGCTCATCCTTACCAAATGACGGGGTGCGCGCCCGGGCAACTGCCTCGGGCACACGCCTCTTCCATTTTTGTTTGCACCAGGTTTCATCGTGGGGCGACTCCCGGGCTGGCCTCAGTCCGAAAGGGTCGTTTTTGCCAGCCAACGGGGTAACCCGCGTAGCCAGGCTTTTTTTCAGGTGCCTCACAACGCCACGGCACGCCAAACGCAAAAACCGGCACTGGGCCGGTGTTTTCATGGGCCTGAAGCCGAAGAGGCTCCAGGCGCTTTCCATTCAATGCCTGAATGCGATCGACTCAATGGCAATGAGGCCCAGCGGCACTCGCTGCAGCCTTGGCCGCCACCAGCGTGCCGCAATGCGGCTTACAGGCCGATGGCAGCGATGCCCGCGCGCGCCACTTGCGCATCCTCGGTGGACTTCACACCGCTGACGCCCACGGCGCCCAGGCACTGGCCGTCCTTCATGATCGGCACGCCGCCTTCGAGCAGGCCGTCGATGGTCGGCGCGCTCAGGAACGAGGTGCGGCCACCGTTGATCACGTCTTCATAGACCTTGCTTTCGCGGCGGCCCAGCGCAGCGGTGCGCGCCTTCGACGGGGCGATGTGGGCCGAGACGGCGGCGGCACCATCGAGGCGCTGCAGCCACAGCAGGTGGCCACCGTCGTCCACGATGGCGATGGTCACCGCCCACTGGTTCTTCAGGGCCTCCGCTTCGGCAGCAGCGGCGATGGCCTTGACGTCGGCGAGTTCGAGTTCGGGTTTGGTTTTCATGGAAGCAAGAGGTGCTGGATAAAGGGCGCGCCGGCCGGTACACGCCGGCAGCAACGGGGAAACCTGAGCATATCGGGAAGTCCCGGGCCGCTCACCCCCACCCAGGGTGAAAGAACCCTTACCAAAAGTAGGTAACCGGGCGTGGATTTGGGGGTGTGAAAATCGCGCGCGCCGTAAAATTGTGGCTGTCTGCGACGTGCAGGCCAACTAGGAGAGACGCAAGATGATGAACGAACAAGTCACCACCCTGGGCCACTCTGCGGGTTATGGCATCTCGCAGGAGGAGCGCCACAAGGTGCTTCGCAATACCTACTGGCTGCTTGCCCTGAGCATGCTGCCCACCGTGCTCGGCGCCTGGGTCGGCGTGGCCACGGGCATCACCCGCTCGCTGAGCGGCGGCCTGGGGCTGATCGTGTTCCTGGGCGGCGCCTTCGGCTTCATGTACGCCATCGAGAAAACCAAGCGCTCGGCGGCCGGCGTACCGGTGCTGCTGGCATTCACGTTCTTCATGGGCCTGATGCTGTCGCGCATGATCGCCATGGTGCTGGGCTTCAAGAACGGCTCGGAGCTGATCATGACGGCGTTTGCCGGCACGGCAGGTGTGTTCTTCGTGATGGCCAGCCTGGCCAGCGTGATCAAGCGCGATCTGTCGGGCATGGGCAAGTGGCTGATGGTTGGCGCGCTGGTGCTCATGGTGGGCGCGGTCATCAACGTGTTTGTGGGCTCCAGCGCCGGCATGATGGCCATCTCGGTGGCTGCCATCGGTATCTTCAGCGCCTACATGCTGTACGACCTCAAGCAGATCCTGGACGGCGGAGAGACCAACTACATCAGCGCCACGCTGGCCTTGTACCTGGACATCTTCAACGTGTTCCAGAGCCTGCTGGCCCTGCTGGGCATCATGGGCGGCGAGCGCGAGTGACGCGCCGGGGCATCGGTGTGGTGCCCTTCCCCTGCAAAAAAGGCTCCCCCGGGAGCCTTTTTTCTTGTGCGGCGAAAGGTCAACGCTCAATACGGCGGCTGACGTGCCGATAATGAAAGCACATGTATCGCAAACCTTCCCTCCCCGTGGTCCGCCTTCTGGCTGCAGCAGCTGCCATGCTGCTGCTGTCTGGCTGCGACAAGATTCCGGGCCTGGGCCCCGACCCGCGGGTGGCCCAGCGTGAGGAAGAAGCCAAGGCCATTGGCGGCGCCTGCCGCCATGCCCTGCGCGGGCTGGAAGACTGCTATACGCTGAACCCCAAGTCGGGCAAGGCCGCCATCTTTGCCGGCTGGAAAGAGATGGACGCCTACATGCGCGAAAACAAGCTGGAAGGCGCTCCCGCCGTGCTGGGCAAGGCCGACAAGCCCGCGCGCGACAAGCCGGCCCGTTCGGACGATATCGAAACCGAGCCGCGCGATGCAGGCGCAGGGCGCAACCGAAGCTAGGAGCCTGCGCTCAGCCCTTCTGGCTACCCAGTCAACCCCGGCTCCCAGCATCACGCCAACCTGGCCCACCTCCTGGTCAGGCTGGCCTGTCGGTCCTCAAACCCGGTCAAACACCGCCATGCTTTCCACATGCGCCGTGTGCGGAAACATGTTCACCATGCCCGCTGCTGTGCACTGGTAGCCGCCCAGGTGCACCAGCAGGCCCGCATCGCGCGCCAGCGTGGCGGGGTTGCAGCTCACGTAGACGATGCGCTTGGGCGGTGTCCAGCCCTCGGCGCCCGCTGGCAGGGGCTCGGCACCCTCGGCGCCAATGCGGGCTTGCTCCAGGTCGGCCAGCGCCTTGGCCAGGGCAAAAGCGCCCTCGCGTGGCGGGTCTACCAGCCACTTGTCGGCAGACCCATCGGCCACCAGCATCGCGGGGGTCATTTCGAAC encodes the following:
- a CDS encoding ExbD/TolR family protein — protein: MAFGTQDDADEVMNEINMTPLVDVMLVLLIIFIITVPVMKHSVNVDLPRATNQPEDIKPETVRLSVAADGKYFWNESQVSDEELLPRLQAEAAKQPQPDLHIRGDKEVRYERVAQAMAAAQRAGVRKIGFVTDPQP
- the hemP gene encoding hemin uptake protein HemP — translated: MQATLTATSLLLRTPADGGQAAARPHLLNTGEPAAAVDSSTLLQGHKVVSISHNGSVYRLQATKLGKLILTK
- a CDS encoding MotA/TolQ/ExbB proton channel family protein translates to MESQFGIANVWIQGDFVTRAVAVILLAMSLASWIVILIKALDIIKFKKHTRSAQDFWHSEDFAAGLAKLGNDPSNPFRHLALEGREATAHHRNTKAHLHDALDVSDWVTRCLRNCIDEFTARLQSGLAILASVGSTAPFIGLFGTVWGIYHALLAIGTSGQSTIDKVAGPIGEALIMTALGLAVAIPAVLGYNALVRGNKSILGGLNSFAHDLHAYFVTGARVNAGGDQGSKVLPLKKGN
- a CDS encoding GlcG/HbpS family heme-binding protein; its protein translation is MKTKPELELADVKAIAAAAEAEALKNQWAVTIAIVDDGGHLLWLQRLDGAAAVSAHIAPSKARTAALGRRESKVYEDVINGGRTSFLSAPTIDGLLEGGVPIMKDGQCLGAVGVSGVKSTEDAQVARAGIAAIGL
- a CDS encoding (2Fe-2S)-binding protein gives rise to the protein MIVCVCRRISDREIARHARAGLSFDEIQFELGVATQCGCCESCARDVVAQCSPSRPVAALHNAVAAHTIAGTGPAL
- a CDS encoding Bax inhibitor-1/YccA family protein; protein product: MNEQVTTLGHSAGYGISQEERHKVLRNTYWLLALSMLPTVLGAWVGVATGITRSLSGGLGLIVFLGGAFGFMYAIEKTKRSAAGVPVLLAFTFFMGLMLSRMIAMVLGFKNGSELIMTAFAGTAGVFFVMASLASVIKRDLSGMGKWLMVGALVLMVGAVINVFVGSSAGMMAISVAAIGIFSAYMLYDLKQILDGGETNYISATLALYLDIFNVFQSLLALLGIMGGERE